In one window of Kitasatospora sp. MMS16-BH015 DNA:
- a CDS encoding RNA polymerase sigma factor — MARADRPAVTSPALDGPPNAESARRAVEALWRIESARIVAALARYTGDFALAEDVAQEALAEALVSWSADGPPASPVGWLLATARRRAIDAFRRGSALEERYALLAGPLAEGEFSSGAQSAPDRADSLPWDPDRVDDDVLALMFTACHPVLSPEARVALTLRVVGGLSSEEIARAFLLPTPTVQARITRAKKTIAAARVPFELPAAEVRPGRLGAVLSVLYVIFTEGSTATAGDHLLRLDLAYEAVRLARMLAALLPGEPEVHGQLALFELTAARFPARTGPDGEAVLLEDQDRRRWDRSAIRRGLAALGQAAGLGRGLGPYGLQAAIAACHAAAPSVRETDWERIVLLYEALGRVAPSPVVELNRAVAVAMASGPQEALSLVDELLASGRLSGSHLLPSVRGELLVRLGRTAEARAELELAARLCRNAPERAVLLRKAGALE; from the coding sequence GTGGCGCGAGCGGACCGGCCAGCTGTGACGAGCCCGGCCCTCGACGGCCCGCCGAACGCCGAGTCGGCGCGGCGGGCCGTCGAGGCCCTCTGGCGGATCGAGTCCGCGCGGATCGTCGCCGCGCTGGCCCGCTACACCGGCGACTTCGCACTCGCCGAGGACGTCGCGCAGGAGGCGCTGGCCGAGGCACTCGTCTCCTGGTCGGCGGACGGTCCGCCGGCCAGCCCGGTGGGCTGGCTGCTCGCGACCGCGCGGCGGCGGGCCATCGACGCCTTCCGCCGCGGGTCGGCGCTCGAGGAACGGTACGCCCTGCTCGCCGGCCCGCTGGCCGAGGGGGAGTTCAGCTCCGGAGCGCAGAGCGCGCCCGACCGTGCGGACAGCCTGCCGTGGGATCCCGACCGGGTCGACGACGACGTCCTCGCCCTCATGTTCACCGCCTGCCATCCGGTGCTCTCGCCCGAGGCTCGGGTGGCGCTCACCCTGCGCGTGGTGGGCGGCCTGTCCAGCGAGGAGATCGCGCGCGCGTTCCTCCTGCCCACCCCCACAGTCCAGGCCAGGATCACCCGCGCGAAGAAGACGATCGCCGCCGCCCGCGTGCCGTTCGAACTCCCGGCGGCCGAGGTACGGCCGGGGCGCCTCGGCGCAGTCCTGAGCGTCCTGTACGTGATCTTCACGGAAGGCTCGACCGCGACCGCCGGAGACCACCTGCTGCGCCTGGATCTCGCGTACGAGGCCGTGCGGTTGGCCCGCATGCTGGCGGCCCTGCTGCCGGGCGAGCCGGAGGTGCACGGTCAGCTCGCGCTGTTCGAGCTCACCGCCGCGCGCTTCCCGGCGCGGACCGGGCCCGACGGCGAGGCGGTCCTGCTGGAGGACCAGGACCGCCGCCGGTGGGACCGCTCCGCGATCCGCCGAGGCCTGGCCGCCCTCGGCCAGGCCGCCGGCCTCGGGCGGGGCCTCGGACCGTACGGTCTGCAGGCCGCGATCGCCGCGTGCCACGCGGCGGCGCCCTCGGTGCGGGAGACCGACTGGGAACGCATCGTGCTGCTGTACGAGGCGCTCGGCCGAGTGGCGCCGTCACCCGTCGTCGAGCTCAACCGGGCGGTGGCCGTCGCGATGGCGAGCGGACCGCAGGAGGCGCTGTCCCTGGTGGACGAGCTGCTCGCCTCCGGCCGACTGTCGGGCTCGCACCTGCTGCCGAGCGTGCGCGGCGAGCTGCTGGTGCGCCTCGGCCGCACCGCCGAGGCCCGGGCCGAACTGGAACTCGCCGCCCGCCTGTGCCGCAACGCCCCCGAGCGGGCGGTGCTGCTGCGCAAGGCGGGCGCCCTGGAGTGA
- a CDS encoding YciI family protein, which translates to MAKYMLIMRGTDESMAKMMTTPFEEMLETVGRFNEELIRAGVLVAAEGLDDPSQGVVVDFSGETPVVTDGPYGETKELFGGFYLIDVASKEEAVEWAKRLPAFPGSKCEVRRVPGIEEFPQDNEWIVKERAWRERTGQL; encoded by the coding sequence ATGGCGAAGTACATGCTGATCATGCGCGGCACGGACGAGTCCATGGCGAAGATGATGACCACGCCCTTCGAGGAGATGCTGGAGACGGTGGGCCGCTTCAACGAGGAGCTGATCCGGGCGGGGGTGCTGGTCGCCGCGGAGGGTCTGGACGACCCGTCCCAGGGCGTGGTGGTCGACTTCAGCGGGGAGACGCCGGTGGTCACCGACGGGCCGTACGGTGAGACGAAGGAGCTGTTCGGCGGCTTCTACCTGATCGACGTCGCGTCGAAGGAGGAAGCGGTCGAGTGGGCCAAGCGGCTCCCGGCGTTCCCCGGCTCGAAGTGTGAGGTGCGCCGCGTGCCGGGCATCGAGGAGTTCCCGCAGGACAACGAGTGGATCGTCAAGGAGCGGGCGTGGCGCGAGCGGACCGGCCAGCTGTGA
- a CDS encoding RICIN domain-containing protein: MSRLWPRHSTARRLLHGVAATLLPVAVIAGVTTATAAPASATTPTLTVDLGASTGAFRGGASGALYGLYGQDVPTDNLIEGMGLRTTDTKYQDGQQHPGSDALEIAKPFVDSGGGDVFIYMTDVYRANYERTSYPAYQATIRTQVEQAMASPYASHIVFIPYNEPDLNWFRGMGSNAPALANFNAEWLQTYTFIKGIWPTARLAGPNSAGYTDYSFSGFLKFCKANNCLPDVVTWHTLGSPAGVRSTVDAYRAVETAAGITSPIPVNLNEYAHRYHLTDPGQMVQWIAGIEDEKVDGDLPYWNINGNLGDSAAAQNTPNAQWWLYHWYSSMKGGNTVKVTSTGANAAYTLQGLASLDTAKKQARVILAGGGTSGAATTVVKNIDPAVFGTTVHVSVFQDRYSGYLGAAATPTRLSDTDLAVGTDGSVTLPLTLDTMSAYQVIVSPGGTGSLTASDSTWTGTYEAENATLTGTGYNINTEGTSASIGRFATSGGKDVGGLRTGSSTVISFPVSVPTTGDYKLSVFGNSYAKDADVKGPTNVYARVDGGASTRIDIPVGFQWVVWGHSDATVHLTAGSHTITLATTGDNGATTVGDALIDKIDLQYQDPAVQGTTLYEAEQADLSDSATVTYAGQGQSGAGAVNLTSGKSATFWVYSARDGYADLTARYRNTGQAALILNGRAVDDQTLSGATTGAWSTSTNRVFLNGGINKVEVTGTSSTLTLDDLAVTPFGATDPVTTGNVVTYQAENGTLTGTAAVDTTYTQAHGGVVTGIGNGTANSLTLDVNAPAAGTYVMTMRYANAEELPSNHYNPDLYAEHADVSVNGGAATRVNFAGTLHWNQFEDYAVPVTLTKGANTVRFTASQLYNWDGTTIGVVYSGGGSDLGQPMRSSSAPHLDQVSFAPASLHIGAPSGFSSTAVAQHSGLCLADPSRSTADGTQYRQNTCTGGQEQTFDFHPVAGATGTYTVVDHSSGKCLDVKGASTADGAVVIQWTCSGGTNQMFTLQTVTALGNSQDYQLVAVHSGKCVDVSGVSATPGALVHQWTCDPASSLANKRNQIWRLTGTA; the protein is encoded by the coding sequence GCCGTCATCGCCGGTGTCACCACCGCGACGGCGGCACCGGCCTCCGCCACCACTCCCACCCTCACCGTCGACCTGGGCGCCTCCACCGGGGCGTTCCGCGGCGGCGCCTCGGGGGCGCTGTACGGCCTCTACGGCCAGGACGTGCCGACCGACAACCTCATCGAGGGGATGGGGCTGAGGACCACCGACACCAAGTACCAGGACGGCCAGCAGCATCCGGGCTCGGACGCCCTGGAGATCGCCAAGCCCTTCGTGGACAGCGGCGGCGGGGACGTCTTCATCTATATGACGGACGTCTACCGGGCCAACTACGAGCGCACCAGCTACCCGGCCTACCAGGCGACTATCAGGACCCAGGTCGAGCAGGCGATGGCCAGCCCGTACGCGAGCCACATCGTCTTCATCCCCTACAACGAGCCCGACCTGAACTGGTTCAGGGGCATGGGCAGCAACGCGCCGGCGCTGGCCAACTTCAACGCCGAATGGCTCCAGACCTACACCTTCATCAAGGGCATCTGGCCCACGGCCCGGCTGGCGGGGCCCAACTCCGCCGGCTACACCGACTACTCCTTCAGCGGCTTCCTCAAGTTCTGCAAGGCCAACAACTGCCTGCCCGACGTGGTGACCTGGCACACCCTGGGCAGCCCGGCCGGCGTCCGCAGCACCGTCGACGCCTACCGCGCGGTGGAGACCGCCGCGGGGATCACCTCCCCCATCCCGGTCAACCTCAACGAGTACGCCCACCGGTACCACCTGACCGATCCCGGCCAGATGGTCCAGTGGATCGCCGGCATCGAGGACGAGAAGGTCGACGGCGACCTGCCGTACTGGAACATCAACGGCAACCTCGGCGACTCCGCAGCCGCCCAGAACACCCCCAACGCCCAGTGGTGGCTGTACCACTGGTACAGCTCCATGAAGGGCGGCAACACCGTCAAGGTCACCAGCACCGGGGCCAATGCCGCGTACACCCTCCAGGGCCTGGCGAGTCTGGACACGGCCAAGAAGCAGGCCCGCGTCATCCTCGCCGGCGGCGGCACCAGCGGCGCCGCCACCACGGTCGTCAAGAACATCGACCCGGCCGTCTTCGGCACCACCGTGCACGTCAGCGTCTTCCAGGACCGCTACAGCGGCTACCTCGGCGCGGCGGCCACCCCGACCCGGCTCTCCGACACGGACCTCGCCGTGGGCACCGACGGCTCCGTCACGCTCCCCCTCACCCTCGACACGATGTCCGCCTACCAGGTGATCGTCTCCCCGGGCGGCACCGGCAGCCTCACCGCCTCCGACTCCACCTGGACCGGCACGTACGAAGCCGAGAACGCCACGCTCACCGGCACCGGCTACAACATCAACACCGAGGGCACCAGCGCCAGCATCGGCAGGTTCGCCACCTCGGGCGGCAAGGACGTCGGCGGCCTGCGCACCGGCTCCAGCACCGTGATCTCCTTCCCCGTCTCCGTCCCCACCACCGGCGACTACAAGCTGTCGGTCTTCGGCAACAGCTACGCCAAGGACGCCGACGTCAAGGGGCCGACCAACGTGTACGCGCGGGTCGACGGCGGGGCCTCGACCAGGATCGACATACCGGTCGGCTTCCAGTGGGTCGTCTGGGGGCACAGCGACGCCACCGTGCACCTGACCGCCGGGAGCCACACCATCACCCTGGCCACCACCGGCGACAACGGTGCGACAACCGTCGGCGACGCGCTCATCGACAAGATCGACCTTCAGTACCAGGACCCCGCGGTCCAGGGCACCACGCTCTACGAGGCCGAGCAGGCCGACCTCTCCGACAGCGCCACCGTCACCTACGCCGGCCAGGGCCAGTCGGGTGCCGGCGCCGTCAACCTCACCTCCGGCAAGTCCGCGACCTTCTGGGTCTACTCGGCGCGGGACGGATACGCGGACCTGACGGCCCGCTACCGCAACACCGGCCAGGCCGCCCTGATCCTGAACGGCAGGGCCGTCGACGACCAGACCCTCTCGGGCGCCACCACCGGCGCCTGGTCCACCTCCACCAACCGGGTCTTCCTCAACGGCGGCATCAACAAGGTCGAGGTGACCGGCACCAGCAGCACACTCACCCTGGACGACCTGGCCGTCACCCCGTTCGGCGCCACCGACCCCGTCACCACCGGCAACGTCGTCACCTACCAGGCGGAGAACGGCACCCTCACCGGCACCGCCGCCGTGGACACCACCTACACCCAGGCCCACGGCGGCGTCGTCACCGGCATAGGCAACGGAACCGCCAACTCCCTCACCCTCGACGTCAACGCGCCCGCCGCCGGGACCTACGTCATGACCATGCGCTACGCCAACGCCGAGGAACTGCCCTCCAACCACTACAACCCCGACCTGTACGCCGAGCACGCCGACGTCAGCGTCAACGGCGGTGCCGCCACCCGCGTGAACTTCGCCGGCACCCTGCACTGGAACCAGTTCGAGGACTACGCCGTCCCCGTCACCCTCACCAAGGGCGCCAACACCGTCAGGTTCACCGCCTCACAGCTCTACAACTGGGACGGCACCACCATCGGCGTCGTCTACTCCGGCGGCGGCAGCGACCTCGGACAGCCCATGCGCTCCAGCTCGGCGCCCCACCTCGACCAGGTCTCCTTCGCCCCCGCGAGCCTGCACATCGGCGCGCCGTCCGGCTTCTCCTCCACCGCCGTCGCGCAGCACAGCGGGCTCTGCCTGGCGGACCCCTCCAGGTCGACCGCCGACGGCACCCAGTACCGGCAGAACACCTGCACGGGCGGCCAGGAGCAGACCTTCGACTTCCACCCCGTCGCCGGCGCGACCGGCACCTACACAGTGGTCGACCACTCCAGCGGCAAGTGCCTTGACGTCAAAGGCGCTTCCACCGCCGACGGCGCCGTCGTCATCCAGTGGACCTGCAGCGGCGGCACCAACCAGATGTTCACCCTCCAGACCGTCACCGCGCTCGGCAACAGCCAGGATTACCAGCTCGTCGCCGTCCACAGCGGCAAGTGCGTCGACGTCAGCGGCGTCTCCGCCACCCCGGGCGCCCTCGTCCACCAGTGGACCTGCGATCCGGCGAGCAGCCTCGCCAACAAGCGGAACCAGATCTGGCGCCTGACCGGCACGGCATGA
- a CDS encoding alpha-L-fucosidase → MAINRRVFLSSAAGIVAAATANLTLGTARAIAAPSSYSPTWASVDQHPPAPEWFQDAKFGIYFHWGAFSVPAYGSEWYPRNMYIGGSDVNSHHIATYGDPSVWPYNNFLGGARDKAGNWVQFAPKLASQGGSFDPDAWAQLFVDAGARFAGPVAEHHDGFSMWNSTVNEWNSVQRGPKLNLLQIFRDAIRGKGLKLLVAMHHAYNFNGYYDHVPAQPTASLQKLFGQLGSTAENQLWYDKLKEVVDLAQPDILWEDFDLNKVDETQRLNFLSYYYNQALGWGKEVVATYKDGYDNKGEVFDYERGGPGDLTSPYWLTDDSISSSSWCYTQGIGYYSTQQMLHALIDRISKNGNMLLNIAPMADGTIPQGQQDVLLGIGDHLKRFGESLYSTRAWTVYGEGPTKMGGGSFTTPVAGTNKDFRFTRSKDGTVLYATVLGWPGSSTTVGTLASDRIDLGTLSSVQLLNPTAGTYTSLPAPTQAGDGLHLTLPSSSAPFNALAYVLKFTFSGQIPVLRPGGTGVVTAYGDVSYAGAAAGLVLGSYTAAQLQSAGLAARSISSLRVPAGYQLIGYSGDNFTGTAWTFSADNSDLRATGNNDAITSLKVAFNPATYFRISNVTDGLALDSGGNVASGSNLKQWSWDGSSNLQWQAVDLGNGYYKLVNRTNGMVADGWGSTANGAPAQQAAWNGGNNQQWQITNRGSGLYSIANRTTGLVLDGGGQVASGSVTKQWGWNGSANLQWSFIAQ, encoded by the coding sequence ATGGCCATCAACAGACGTGTCTTCCTGTCGAGCGCCGCCGGCATCGTTGCCGCCGCGACGGCGAATCTGACGCTCGGTACGGCGAGGGCGATCGCTGCTCCCTCGTCCTACTCACCCACCTGGGCCTCGGTGGACCAGCACCCGCCGGCCCCGGAGTGGTTCCAGGACGCCAAGTTCGGGATCTACTTCCACTGGGGCGCCTTCAGCGTCCCGGCCTACGGCAGCGAGTGGTACCCGCGGAACATGTACATCGGCGGCAGCGACGTGAACAGCCATCACATCGCCACCTACGGGGACCCATCGGTCTGGCCCTACAACAACTTCCTCGGCGGGGCCAGGGACAAGGCCGGCAACTGGGTGCAGTTCGCGCCCAAGTTGGCCTCCCAGGGCGGGAGTTTCGACCCGGACGCCTGGGCCCAGCTCTTCGTGGACGCCGGCGCCCGGTTCGCCGGGCCGGTGGCCGAGCACCACGACGGCTTCTCGATGTGGAACAGCACGGTCAACGAGTGGAACTCGGTGCAGCGCGGGCCGAAGCTGAACCTCCTGCAGATCTTCCGCGACGCGATCCGGGGCAAGGGCCTGAAGCTGCTGGTGGCGATGCACCACGCCTACAACTTCAACGGCTACTACGACCACGTGCCGGCGCAGCCGACCGCGAGCCTGCAGAAGCTCTTCGGCCAGTTGGGCAGCACGGCGGAGAACCAGCTCTGGTACGACAAGCTCAAGGAGGTCGTCGACCTGGCCCAACCGGACATCCTCTGGGAGGACTTCGACCTCAACAAGGTCGACGAGACGCAGCGCCTGAACTTCCTGTCGTACTACTACAACCAGGCCCTGGGCTGGGGCAAGGAGGTCGTGGCCACCTACAAGGACGGCTACGACAACAAGGGCGAGGTCTTCGACTACGAGCGCGGCGGCCCGGGCGACCTCACCAGCCCCTACTGGCTGACCGACGACAGCATCTCCAGCAGCAGCTGGTGCTACACGCAGGGCATCGGCTACTACTCCACCCAGCAGATGCTGCACGCGCTGATCGACCGGATCAGCAAGAACGGCAACATGCTGCTCAACATCGCCCCGATGGCGGACGGGACGATCCCGCAGGGCCAGCAGGACGTCCTGCTGGGCATCGGCGACCACCTGAAGCGCTTCGGCGAGTCGCTGTACTCCACCCGGGCCTGGACGGTCTACGGGGAGGGGCCGACCAAGATGGGCGGCGGCTCCTTCACCACCCCAGTGGCGGGCACGAACAAGGACTTCCGGTTCACCCGCAGCAAGGACGGCACCGTCCTGTACGCCACCGTCCTCGGCTGGCCCGGGAGTTCCACGACCGTCGGCACCCTGGCGAGCGACCGCATCGACCTCGGCACCCTGAGCTCGGTCCAGTTGCTGAACCCGACCGCGGGCACGTACACCAGCCTGCCCGCCCCGACCCAGGCGGGCGACGGCCTGCACCTCACCCTGCCGTCCTCCTCGGCCCCGTTCAACGCCCTCGCCTACGTGCTGAAGTTCACCTTCTCCGGGCAGATCCCCGTCCTGCGGCCCGGGGGCACCGGTGTGGTCACCGCGTACGGCGACGTCTCCTACGCGGGCGCGGCAGCCGGCCTGGTGCTGGGCTCCTACACGGCCGCCCAGCTGCAGAGCGCGGGTCTGGCGGCGCGGAGCATCTCCTCCCTGCGGGTGCCGGCGGGCTACCAGCTGATCGGGTACTCCGGCGACAACTTCACCGGCACGGCGTGGACCTTCAGCGCGGACAACTCCGACCTGCGCGCCACCGGCAACAACGACGCCATCACCTCGCTGAAGGTGGCCTTCAATCCGGCCACGTACTTCCGGATCAGCAACGTCACCGACGGCCTGGCCCTGGACAGCGGCGGCAACGTCGCCTCGGGCAGCAACCTCAAGCAGTGGAGCTGGGACGGCAGTTCCAACCTCCAGTGGCAAGCGGTCGACCTCGGCAACGGCTACTACAAGCTGGTCAACCGCACCAACGGGATGGTCGCCGACGGCTGGGGCTCCACCGCGAACGGGGCACCGGCGCAGCAGGCCGCCTGGAACGGCGGCAACAACCAGCAGTGGCAGATCACCAACCGGGGCAGCGGCCTGTACAGCATCGCCAACCGCACCACGGGCCTGGTCCTGGACGGCGGCGGCCAGGTCGCCTCCGGCTCCGTCACCAAGCAGTGGGGGTGGAACGGCAGCGCCAACCTGCAGTGGTCCTTCATCGCCCAGTAG